The Anas acuta chromosome Z, bAnaAcu1.1, whole genome shotgun sequence DNA window ATCCTActtgttgtttttactttggATGTTGCTTTTCCTTGTAGAATGGAGACAAGAATTATGCTCCTGACAGAACATCTCTAGAGCTGCTTTGCAGAGGTTGTTCAGGTGATATAAGAAGTGCAATAAACagtcttcagttttcttctatGAAAGGTAAATACCTGTGATTTTCATGAAAGTGAATGATGTTTTGACCACTGCTGCTGTAAAGATATGCTGTTCACCATTGAAGCTGCTAGGTGAGAtgtgtgaaaacatttttaacttgaTGCGCTGGAGCAAGAagaggattttttctttaaagccaaATAAGTTGAGTGTTACGCCATTTCTAAATATCTGCTACATGTGTATTGATGTAGCTTAATGCAGTGACCTCTCTTCCTCTTGATATCTTTGTTACCAGTATGCATTTGCTGATGAAAGCTTTTAAGATGCAAACTTAATTTGGAAGAAGTATTTTCACTTCTTGCTTCTTTAAACTTGTTTATGTCCTCATCTCTGCTCATGTAGCATTTCTGAAATAGCCCATTGAATTTGTGTGTggcatttctgaaattattgattttgcttttgagtTCCTACAGCTGTTGATAAGTTGAAAAGCTGTGAGGTAGCATGACCTTCTATGAAGTTATTGACAGGATTATAGAATAGCTTTGTGAAGTCCTGGAATATAGTTGCCTTTAAAATACATGGCTATACAATGCTCAAATCAGTCTTAGTTTAAGATTACTTAAATGTTGCAGTGTAGAAAGAAAAGACTTACTGTATCTTTTTGTAAGTGCTGGAAGTCAAACTTAAGGAAACAAATTGACACATGGTCTCTGGTACTTATAGTTTATTCTGAGAACCTGTAGATGATGCCAGCATTTACGTTCAAACCAGAAATAAAGAAGTAGACTTTTGTGGTACTTCTTAAAGCTGGTAGTGATTGTGTTGTTTTTcgttcatttcctttttattccaCTTCTCAAGTTGAAAATGTGGAATAGATTAAATGTTGTTTCAAGTCCttgtggtttgggttttgtagTATATTGAAATGGATTTCTAGACGTGTTTTTTACATGTAATTGGGGAGAAAGTCAAGTTTATAGGTTTCAATTGTAAACATGGAAACTAAGTTCTTCTGATGTCTTTGTGTAGGAGTTTTTACTGTCTTActcatcagaagaaaaaaaaaaacacagaaaatttctCTCAGCAAAACCATTTTTGATTTTAGTGccattaaatgaataaaaagtaGGTTGAAAGTACCTGCGAGTAGTTTGGTCTAGCTCACTGGTGGATGCCAAGatgctttatatattttttttatatatgtattttatacataCTGTAGAAAATCTAAGTAGTCTTAAAAATGACCGGTTtgtgtaattttaaataaactgatCTTGGAAGTGTAAAAACATGGGGGTTATATAAAGAActtgggagagaaaaaaggcaTACGTTccttcttgcatttttctttttaaacactgaTCAAGAGAGCTGTTCTCACatcaaatagaaataatttaataggTCAGGTGTTTCAGTTAGATAATAGATCATCAGACAGTGAAAATTTGGAAAGAATGCCAGCTTTTCTTTTAGAACAGCTGTTTATTATTTGAAGAAATGCTTCACATCTTAGTTATGGCTTAAGGGGCAAAAGTGTAATAAATCATGCTAGTTTAGGTGATGAGGTTGCCTTCCTAACAAATGTGCTTTCTCTTAGTTACCttacttttaaaacttttactGTATCATagattttagttatttatttacttcataATGGTCATATTGCTTCTTTTATTGATAGACTTCTCATTGGAGAAAAATTTTTGGTCAAGGAAGGAAGGCAACTCCACACTAAAAcacggagcagcagcagtgtgtaaatcaagaaagaaaagtaaatgtgaTCCTTCGGAAGACCAGGAGATACAAGCTATTGGTGGCAAAGATGCTTCtatctttcttttccatgctctggggaaaataatttactgCAAAAGTAAGAGAACTTTGCCTTACTCTTCCTTGTCAGTAGGAGAAGTATGTTAGCTCCTAGTAGCTAGACTTGATAAAGTAAGGCTTAGGGTGACCCCTAATTCTCATATAACAGTATAAAGATAGTAATAAATGCCTCTGGTAACTGAGATTGCAGCAGTCTGCATGTAATAGAGAAATAACACACATTTCATTAACGAATCTACTGCATATATGTAATACAATACATACCTCTAGTTGCATTAGGTCCATCTGCTGTCATGCACCGACAGCTAAATAGATAGCTATCACATTTGTTGCTTTGCCCAAAGGCgaaattttccttttgtataGAATTATACATAATTATGCATTTATGTTCTGAACTCATCTGTTTTCTTAGAGGTTACAAAACGGCCCTGCAGCCTcttggctgctgcctgccctgttGATGGGTATGGTTTTGATTTGTTGTGCTGTCTTTTCctccctactttttttttatctgatctttttttttttattattattattattattacactACCCCATCTCCTTTTCCACCTCTCCAAAATGCTTTTAACTTCACTGATTTTTATACACTCAAGCTCTGCAAATTTacttcagctctgcttcctgGGTATGGCTACGGTCCTTTATTAACATCTAAATAATACAGTTCATAAGAATTTGATACTTACGCTGTAATACTATCTACGCTCAGCTAAATAAGGAGCCATAATGCCACTGGTTGTTCACCTTTATGTAATAATTCACAGCAtctgttccaaaataaattcagaaatggTGAGATGAGGGAATATGAAAGCTGTAAGGAGAAATGTGTTATATGAAGCACAGTGTATCTAATTACCTGCTGTTGACCATGTAATTAATTATTGATGCAGGCATAAACAGTTTCCTAGGAAGTGAAAACTGTGTAACCTAGATGTTGGTAAAGTCAACTGTTGCTTAAAAATCATGCTCACTATACATGAAAACTACTGTTTATGCAGTTGcacatttttgttcttgctctCAGTCTCATTGGTTTTCTGAGTTTGAATTTAATGTCTGAAATGTGTGTCTTCCCCACCTCGTTCCCCTGTCAGCTCTTCGATAGTATGCAGTAACATGACGTTATTTCTGGTAGTAGAGGACTAAGGATTATAAAATTCCTTTTAGGAGAACCTCTGTCAGAGTCGGAAGTTCTTCAGCTGCCTCCTCACCTATCAGAATACCGTCGAGACACCTTGCTTATTCAGCCCGAGGTATATCTGCATTAATTGCTTAATTCCAATTTGATATGGGAGGAAACCAAACCATAAACCTGAGTGATTGTTACAAATTCTCAAGTGCCTTTGTCGTTAATCCTAATATTCGTATACTCAGTTGGTCTAAGTTGCAGAATAATCTggaagggagctctggaggCTAACTTCAAAGGCCAATGAGGTTCTCAGTCTTGTTTAGTTTTGTGTATCTCCAGTGATAGTCAGTAAGAAATTTCTGACTTGGATCGAAGGGTGGACTTACCCTTGCTGCAGGCTGTGATGATTTCTCTCTCACATTTTTGCTGTGTGTGATCTAGTGGAGTCTGAGCTCACCTTCCTGTTGTCATTCATTGGAGAGCTGAAGAGAGCAGTGATTTCTGCCCTTCCAGCCTCCCTTAGTTGTCTTTGGGAAGAAACCATCCTTCCCTTTGCttgtgagcagagcagagggggacaatcacctcccttggcctgctggccacactgctgtTGGTGCAGCAGTACgggtggctttctgggctgtgaGTGCACCTGGCTTGCTCGTATTCAGTCTTTCAACCACCGGTACCCTCAAGTCTTTCTTCTCAGAGCTGCTCCCAATCAACTCATCACCCTGCCTGTattcatgtctgggattgcccttgctcaggtgcaggaccttgcacctggccttgttgaaccttaCAAGGTCTCTGTGGGTCCCATCACTCAAGCatgtcaaggtccctctgggtggcatcccttcccttgGTAGGTCATGCACCAGCTCTGTAATCATCCAAATGTGTCATAACTTCTATGGGATACGTTTCCTTTTATACTGTATAAAAcctgaagtttttttcttgtggttcCTCCCACTTCCAATAGGTTATTGTGGAAAAATCACACATGTCTGGAAGCATGTTTAATTTATACCTTCACCAGAACTACGTAGAATTTTTTACTGACATAGACGATGTTGTGAGAGCCAGTGAATACCTGAGCACCGCTGATGTCCTTTGTAGTAACTGGAATGTAAGTGTCATTTTATACATACGTAAATTGAGTTGCTAGATGTTTCTCTGAGTATTTATAAATAGTAGAAGGAAATTTTCGTACACATTAATAAGAACTAAGCTGTATCATTTGAAACTTATGATACAGGTGACCGTGAATTGTTAAACTGCATCCAATGGAGGAGAGATGCAGGCCATTTGTGTACAATTTCTGTGCAAAATggcctttgtttttttatagTTGGTCATTGTATATTTTATAGACTAcagtgtatatatgtataatatggTATATTAAATACaccatatttttataaaatagtgTAAAATATtctacaaaatgtttttaagtagAACAATAATGTGTTAAATGTATCAGAGTCTATATGTCTTCTCCCTGAAGTACTTGAGCTAGCTTTTTGTTCAGTTCCTTTGACCAGAGGTTCTGCAATAATCTAAATTCATGCTAAACATGTTTTGTCACTGCAGTTGAAGAGCATGTTTTAGTCAAATGAGATGCATTGTACCTTGAGCTGAGCTAATGCCCAGTTTCTGTCTTAGTCACGGCTTGTGATGGAAGAATACAGCGCGTCTGTGGCTACCCGAGGTGTGATACATTCCAACACATCCCGAGCCTTTGCCCACTGCCAAGGAGGGATGGGGTTCCGGCCACTGCATAAGCCCCAGTGGTTCTTCATCAATAACAAGGTAAATACTTGATGTTTTGAGGAAGGCATTCCACTTACATTTCTAAGTGGTGTGAGTAGTATATGTGAAGTTTATACGCGGTGCTAAACTTGTCAAATACCCTATTTTAATATAAGCTACTTGTAAAGAACGCTTGCTTGAAGAGGTCTACTTGTGCTATTTCATTAATGGAAAAATGAACTGGAGACCTCCAACAGTGTTCCCTGTGTCTGAGTTAGTGTATCTCTGGGACAGTATTAACCCCCACCTTATGGGAACGCAGTTAATGTTGAGATACTTTGAAATATTCctaaaagtaaatttaatttaagTAGATTAAATTGCCTTAAACTCTTATAATAATACATAAGTATTTTGCAATATATGTGTTTATCAAAAATGGCTTGTTCATGAGATACCAAAGCTCTTGGTAACTTTTTACATTTGCATACCTGCCTTGCTGTGCctgacagaataaaaaaaagtgcctAGGATGGTTGGGGAATACTATAATCAAAGGATAAAAACTTTCAGGAAACTTCAATGTCcagtgaaagacaaaaatgaagaagtttACCATTTTTTATAATCTGTATATGGCAACTCtaactgcttctttctttcctggacTTGTTCTGTATAGGCTTGTGCATAGCTATACAGCAGACAAGAAGAAAGTtatcctgctgctttttctggtACAGAATACATATAATAATTTTCGCTTTAGCAGAGTtcttacttttaattttttcctcaacTCTAACAGTATCAAGAAAACTGCCTTGCTGCAAGATCGCTCTTCTCAAGCTTCTGTTTACCACCAGAGTGTCTTCAGACAGAGCTATTGCCTTACCTTGCTATGTTAGCAAATCCAATGAGAAACCAAGGTAAAATCAGTGTTACACTTGCTCTTagatttttgtaaatattaaagCATACTGAAAAATTTTAGTAACTCAGAATGTGAGTTCCATCTGTCCTTTTGCCTCACTTCAGCAAAAataacaatgacaacaaaacaaatagaaacaaaacCCCAAGGCCACCACATACGGTACACACAGAGAGGTAGTGAGCTGGTGTGTAATTAAAATTCAAGCTGTCCTGCTgggttttgaaacaaaatcaggaatgtctttaaagcttttgtaactgaaagaatgaaaacaagctCTCTGTCTTGTAATAGGTGAGCCATACACAATACATACACATGGCTTTATAAATGTGTAAGTCTGGTCCTAGTGTTAGAGTACTTAAAAATCCTATTTCCCTCTTGCTTACTGCACAGATTTTGAGCATCTATGTACACTGAATTTCGTCATATGACTATTGTGCGGTCTCAAGGTCTTGCACAGTTCTTCTGTATACCCACATCCTTACTAGCCTATTTAACTCGGTGCCCCAAGGTATCGTGCTAATCTTACCCTTCAACTCTCTTTTTCTCACATTTGAGAGCATAGTGGGTAAGGCAGATCCTAGCACAGATCTCTACAGAGATGTGTTGGCAATTTTCCTCCATTTCAGGTATGAACTGTTAACTCATACCCATGGCCCCCATTTCCCATCCATTAATTATCAGACTTTACTAATTAAGTTCTTCTTTTAGGCGTAAGGCTTCTTTTGAAAGCCTCTGATAGGGGACTTAGAAGCCTTTTGGAAACCAAGTAGACTACATTAGCTACATCTTCATTGCTTCTGATAGCTTTTGAGTAACCTCAACAGACTTAAAAGGCTCTAAAAAGCCTTTTCCAGAAAGAagtaaacaaaatcaaaatttacagtgcatttttaaaaagtgtgtaACAAAGGTGACCCATGAGCAGATAGTACATGCATAAAAATTTACTTTGTATGATATATAATCCCAAAATTACAGATCACACAGGTGGGTCACTTATGCTATGTTAATTATGTCTATTAAAAGGCTGTATGTCTTAACTAAGGCCATGATGTCCAGGTTAATTCATTTTGTAGGATATGTATTAAGCTGTAAACTTGTGCTGTAGAGTTATTATGAATGGTAGGGGTATTATAATTGTGTAGTCAATATACAAATATACTGCATATTCAAAGTATATCATACTACCATATAAACTGTTCTGATGAGCAAATTTATGCAGGACCACCTAACTGAACTTACAATGAATTACTTGCTTTACAGTGTGCTTAATTCTGTGTGCGTTATGATGTATTTAATACGATACCGGTGATTCTTTGTTCTCAGCTCAGATTGCTTTTATTCAAGATGTTGGGAGGCTACCCCTGAAAAGACGTTTTGGGAGGTAaagttgcctttttctttcttcaagaaaatacaataccttctttcttcctcaacATATTAAGAAAAGAGATGTTTTTGTACAAAACAATTTCAGTGTGTATCTGTAGTGTGACATTTTGCCTCACTTGCAGCATGATCATTTAGTAGTTTGGCTGTTAGAATTTTTTCCAGTTCAAATCTATATTATGCTGCTAATAGCAATATTTTAGCTATAGTCTTACTTTTATATTCTTGTCTAGCTTTCTCTTCCACTGTATCAAATGCTATTTATCTGTGCTAGACATGCTTATATTTGTTCAGTGCACGATCTGGATGAAATCTTTTTACCATCAAgaacatttaatgttttaacttttagttctttttaaaagaactaAATGTTCTTTTTACCATCAAGAACATTTAGTTTTATTCTTAATAAAACTAAATTGGTATGAGTGTAGTGTGCTTTGCCCATTGTTTATCATAACATAAAACATTAATCTGAAACTTTGATAGAATATTCTGTTATGTCATTTGTTAGAggcttaagaaagaaaatatgagaaattACTCTTATTTCCTTTGAAACAATTGTATGCCTGTGGGACTAACAAGTACTTAATGAGTGCTTCCTCTGAAATTAGATAGCAGCACTGACTTTGTTTTGTGTAGCTTTTTTCATAAAACTACAACTACTGAAATTCCTCTGTCTTGGATGCtagaattttgaaaaaatacttttttttcagttgtgatGCTACAGTCGCCTGTTTATGGATTCTGTAGTGCTGATGGGGCAATATAGCTTGATATGCTATACTATGACTCCAGTGGGCTTCTGAACCATAGAGATTGTTCAAAAAATTAGAGACTTAGATACATTTCTATGACCTTGATATCTctaaaaactaaaacattttaattgtgATGGCCTCTACTAATAAggtgttgtgtgtttttattagCCAAGAGAAAAGGGTTTGTCAGGGCATCTGACAAAGCATCTTATATTTATCAGTGTAATACTGCTGCATGAGTTTTAACTACTTTACCTAGTAAAGTTACGAAAACCCACACTGTTCCCTgacaaatgaattaaaagccaTTTTGGCTGCTAGTCATGAAGAAATGGAGGTATTTTTGTATTCTTCCTAGTCTGAGCCGAACTGTTTATAACTTCACAAGTTAGTCATAGACTTCCTTATGCCATTAACTTTGTCTGCAGCATACCTCTAAATATTGATAAAATTTTTGTACCTGCATTAATAAGTTGCGTGTGTACCATTTAGTTTATCTGAGGGACAACTTTGTAGGACTGAAATCCTTTTAATTAGTTCACTATTTTGGAAAGGAAGTGTAAAGAAGTTTACATATTTTAGTAGTATGTATTTGCTTCCTTCACGAATCCCAATtgaaaatcatttattttgttaaggactttattttgttaaagACTACTTTTGTTAAAGACTTCATTTTATTAAAGACTATTTTATATAAAGTAGTCTTTAATAATATATGTTTCAACAGAAATaagaatattattttccattacattTATTAGTGGGATAGGAATACTGCTGTAGTAAGAAAATTGGCATTGGGGAGATTGTATGTTTTTTGATAAATTTGAATTGTTGTCAGGATGAGCTTTTGTCAGTAACTTTTGGGAAAGTTTATTAATACCAcgtaaaatggagaaaataaataatggaacATTGATAACATACTGAGGTAGGGATGCTACAAAGATGAAGTCAAAAtagtaaaagaaataagaaatgtaaaaagaaatactttcgACTCCTTGTCTTAAGTTGCCTGTTTCAAGTTAAGTTGCTTCATGTCGTAAAGGACTTGGTTCTTGTTTGGAAGGGGTCTGATATGCTGTGGGCTGTTGTCAGTAAGGTAGTTGTTAGCAGTTCACGTGCTTGAGGAAAGCTAACCAAAAACACTGTCACCGTAAGGAAGAAACGTCAAGCACCAGACAGTGCTGGGGAAAGAACACAAAACGTACATGACTTGATGCTTTGCTCTTGCTGTAGGTTAGATAGTACTGCTTTTCACCTGAGAGAAGCTTCTATCTTCTGTCAGTCTTGCGAGTGATACAGCATTGAGGTCTGGGCATAAATATCTATACTTGGTAGGTGTGTACAGAAGTAAAACATATTGGAAGTagtcatgtaaaaaaaataatgtgtacaGTTTGAATTAAATGTGACTTGTAAAGGGAATTACTGACAGGAAATGTGAAAGCTGTTCAGCGTCAGTGAACAGGAAGGTGCTACACAGGTGGTCTTTTTACTGTAGCTTGTGCTAGAGCAGGAaatgttttttgggggtggtTGTTGGGTTGTATGTGTCTTATTTTTTGGTAATAACTTAATCTTGTGATGATTATTTTACAGGTTAAAGCTTGAAACGCTTACTGATAAAGATCCTGGAATACCAGACCTGTTTGTTAGTTTTGAGGGGGACCATGATGGTGTGCATGCTACAGAGATGGATGTGCAGATGgagcaaaacagaacacaagagAATGGTTCAGATGGATTCCCTCTTTCTTCTAGCCAGTGCAGTGGAAGCGAACTACCTTGCAGTCAGCCTCAGCCTGTTGCAGCCCAAGCAGCTATGGAGGAAGATGagttaaaaatagaagaatatGATAGTGACTGAGTACAACAAAATATCAACCACTGAGTTGCCTGAATAGATTAAAATGCATCAAAGGCCTTTGCTAAAGTGAGTATGGTCTGCACCTCAGTAATCCTTTAGCTACTTAGGTGGATGAAGAAGCCAGATCTAAACATGTGTCAGTATCAAGacatttcttcagcttccccTTAGCTTTGGAGGATCAGACCTGAGCAGAATACTAAATTGCAGGCTATTCCCTGCCTATTCTGAGCCATGAAAGTAATTTAtactgagagagagagaacagtaAATGATATAGTTTGAAAGACTGTAGATAATCAGTTTCACTcttaagttattttttatttttacacattttaatttactctGCAGTTGTACAGTGGCTTTCCTAAGTGCACAGTTGATTAGTTGTCAGCATTTGAAGGCTTTACTAAAATTTATACCTTCAGGGAAATTGCTGTTTGGAAGTTTGAACCTTCTGAAAGAAGAGACTAAGGGGTATATGTAAAAAGTTTTATATCCTGTACCGATGATGTAAATAAAACTCCTACTGTATTAATACTGTTTTGTATTCTGCTACAGATATTTTTACAGTGTTTATAGGTTGAACGTATGTTGTACAACACAGTATTTTGGATTcctttttggaaaatattttcataatttattgAGGAGGAAATAGAACAATCAATCAGAAGTCCTTTTTGTCCTTTGTATTCTGTAGGAAGCTCTTGGTGTAGCGTgcagttttctctttaaattgcAGCTGTGCTGGAACAAAGAATAATCCCATGGTTGGTAATGAACACatgaaaagttttttctttgtctgaacAGACAGTTAAGTGGTTTAGCACTTCACTGTAACTGGGATTACTTCATGCAAATCATCTTAACAGGTTATAATTAGTGATACCACATAAATAAGGAAACAAGGAACAAACCACCAACTTAACTTTGAATGCATGACGTGTGTTTGCATTTCTCTACTGTTAAAATCCAAAGTTAGAAAATGCATCTACAGCCATAACCTTGGAGTGAATGCTGCTAATAAAAGGTTTAGATTTGTCCCCTATGAACAACCTTGTGTAGTCTTTAACTCTGTCGCCGCTGTTTAATTTTCAGTAGGGAAATTTACAGCTTAAGTTCTGTTACCGCTCTACTTATGACACTTCCCCCTCTCCATGGTGCTTTGGAGGGTGTGACCCCTGCTCAGTTCAGCTACTGACTCGGTTCATTCAGCCTCCTGCCTGTGTGCCACTGAAATGCCTATTTAGTTTGGTGTTagtaataaatacaaagtaGTAATACAACTACTTTTACTAACACAATTACCATCCAGCACATCCACGGCATCATTCAGATTTTGGGCTTCTCCAAACCCTCGGCACTATCTCCAGGcctgtcctgctccctgcacGGATCTGTGTCCCACATGGCTGCCTGGAGATGCACCTTCAGGTAAAAGTCTGGGCTAAAAGGTGTGGCTGGCCTCGAAGGCCTCCTGTTGGGCTCACTCCTGTAACCCACGTTCTTCTCCAATCCTGTATCAGGGAGCTCTACATCATTTTGTCCTGTTGATTGTCCACAATTTCTTCCTGAGGTCTTTTAGGAAGCTTTACACACTCTTTGAAAGCATCAAGAAATCTGAGAACCTTCCCAGTCCTTAGTGCTTTCTTACAGTGTAGAATTAACAATAGCAACAGGGGAAAAAGGATAAAcgttttctgaatgttttaacTTAGTGTCCACTTGActgaaacaaatgaataaattcCTCTGAATTGTCTGTAGCACTTTTTGTAATTTGAGAAGATTGGCGAACCTTGTTTCAGTAAGTAGGACAGCCTGAGGCATCAAGCATTATGCCAAGGAGCTCAAAGAGAAGTCAGCGTTTCTGTCCTGTAGGGTTCAGGCGGGTGCTTTTTGGGGGCTGCTTGCAGGTGCTTCTGGGGCCACCTTGCTACTTGCTGTCACTGCGGCCCCTCCAACTGCAGCTCTTGTGTCC harbors:
- the RAD17 gene encoding cell cycle checkpoint protein RAD17, with protein sequence MSRSPAGRQPEVKGWLADSFDDFFGNTAVSSSTVSAKLPRSNSGRNCQQNKDPSSVPARSKSKVLPKKRTKSSSVDLPGNECRQNQSQSQDEPWVDKYKPETQNDLAVQKKKIEEVETWLKTHAFQRPPKQGGSVLLLTGPPGCGKTATIQILAKDLDIQVQEWTNPISLDFTKEDLRSIFGHVSNFHMFPSQAQAALFQDFLLRANKYNKLQMLGESSGNDKKLILIEDIPNQFYRDPSSLHEILRRFVRTSRCPLIFIISDNFSGDSNQRLLFPKEILEELCISIISFKPIAPTNMMKVLNRIAATEASMNGDKNYAPDRTSLELLCRGCSGDIRSAINSLQFSSMKDFSLEKNFWSRKEGNSTLKHGAAAVCKSRKKSKCDPSEDQEIQAIGGKDASIFLFHALGKIIYCKREPLSESEVLQLPPHLSEYRRDTLLIQPEVIVEKSHMSGSMFNLYLHQNYVEFFTDIDDVVRASEYLSTADVLCSNWNSRLVMEEYSASVATRGVIHSNTSRAFAHCQGGMGFRPLHKPQWFFINNKYQENCLAARSLFSSFCLPPECLQTELLPYLAMLANPMRNQAQIAFIQDVGRLPLKRRFGRLKLETLTDKDPGIPDLFVSFEGDHDGVHATEMDVQMEQNRTQENGSDGFPLSSSQCSGSELPCSQPQPVAAQAAMEEDELKIEEYDSD